One genomic region from Tripterygium wilfordii isolate XIE 37 chromosome 20, ASM1340144v1, whole genome shotgun sequence encodes:
- the LOC119987117 gene encoding serine/threonine-protein kinase AtPK2/AtPK19-like, which produces MASTSTSTSTSKKKNLHSLVVTNLSKLTVTLPSSSSSDLDQLFSPNQSPSPSPSPQVIHSRSHSFVGPSPRFVPPSSSSCFHDVIQESESESEIESKIGVGDFEILRVVGQGAFGKVFQVRKKGDRDDDGIYAMKVMRKDTIIKKNQVDYMKAERDILTKVLHPFIVQLRYSFQTKSKLYLVLDFINGGHLFFHLCRQGIFSEDQARFYAAEIVSAVSHLHKCGIVHRDLKPENILMDADGHVMLTDFGLAKEIDESSRSNSFCGTTEYIAPEILLAKGHNKEADWWSVGILLYEMLTGQPPYTHANRQKLQQRIIKEKVKLPPYLSSEAHSLLKGLLQKEPPRRLGSGPSGGDEIKSHKWFRSINWIKLEARELQPKFMPDVSGKDCTENFDRCWTTMPPHDSPAPTPTAGQHFQGYTYIAPNPWLSSG; this is translated from the exons ATGGCTTCCActtccacatccacatccacatctaAGAAGAAAAACCTTCATTCCCTTGTAGTTACTAACCTAAGCAAGCTCACAGTAACACTTccatcctcctcctcttctgaCTTGGATCAACTTTTTAGTCCTAACcaatcaccatcaccatcaccatctccACAGGTGATTCACAGTCGCTCCCATTCTTTCGTGGGACCCTCCCCACGCTTCGTCCCTCCTTCCTCCTCCTCGTGCTTCCACGATGTCATCCAAGAATCTGAGTCTGAGAGCGAAATTGAAAGCAAGATCGGGGTAGGTGATTTTGAGATACTGAGAGTGGTGGGACAGGGGGCTTTTGGAAAGGTGTTTCAGGTGAGAAAGAAAGGGGATCGTGATGATGATGGGATTTATGCGATGAAAGTGATGAGGAAGGACACAATTATCAAGAAAAATCAAGTCGATTATATGAAGGCTGAGAGGGATATTCTCACCAAAGTTTTGCATCCCTTTATTGTTCAGCTGCGTTACTCTTTTCAG ACGAAGTCTAAGCTTTATCTAGTCCTAGATTTTATAAATGGAGGGCATCTGTTTTTTCATCTGTGCAGGCAGGGGATCTTTAG TGAGGATCAAGCAAGGTTTTATGCTGCCGAGATAGTATCTGCTGTTTCGCATCTTCACAAGTGCGGGATTGTGCATCGTGATCTTAAACCTGAAAACATTCTAATGGATGCTGATGGGCAT GTTATGCTAACTGATTTTGGgttggcaaaagaaattgaCGAATCAAGTAGGTCAAATTCATTCTGTGGGACTACAGAATACATTGCTCCAGAAATTTTACTGGCTAAAGGCCAcaacaaagaagcagattgGTGGAGTGTTGGGATACTGTTGTACGAAATGCTAACCGGACAG CCACCATATACACATGCTAATCGACAGAAGCTTCAGCAGAGAATAATCAAAGAGAAAGTGAAACTTCCACCATACCTTAGCAGTGAAGCTCATTCTTTACTTAAAGGA TTACTGCAAAAGGAGCCACCAAGAAGGCTAGGCAGTGGTCCTAGTGGAGGAGACGAGATCAAAAGTCATAAATGGTTTCGGTCAATCAACTGGATTAAATTGGAGGCAAGAGAGCTTCAACCGAAGTTCATGCCAGATGTGAGTGGAAAAGACTGTACAGAAAATTTTGACCGCTGCTGGACAACAATGCCTCCACATGATTCCCCAGCTCCCACACCAACAGCTGGTCAACATTTCCAAGGGTATACTTACATTGCACCTAATCCCTGGCTTTCCTCTGGGTAG
- the LOC119987118 gene encoding transcription factor MYB1R1-like has protein sequence MMERNTSGACDANASSAGEFMLFGVRVVVDSMRKSVSLNNLSQYEQPPDLNNNDNSNISRNNNKEDAPAGYASADDAVHHSNGSRERKRGVPWTEEEHKLFLLGLQKVGKGDWRGISRNFVKTRTPTQVASHAQKYFLRRSNLTRRRRRSSLFDITTDTVTASLMEEEQAHHQEKNIINSNITGATTSQSHPFAPSLETGSSSGFTPLKAFSVGVAANPVILPVPTHDPMETLALGHSNQDSLETRNPIRPIPIIPAPHASTTSDLSLNWNSASDSSSLSLKLSLPSNHKDSSTRYTALQMTSSRNGGDSIVSVA, from the exons ATGATGGAGCGAAATACGTCTGGCGCGTGTGACGCAAACGCCTCATCCGCCGGCGAGTTTATGCTCTTCGGTGTTAGGGTGGTGGTGGATTCGATGAGGAAGAGCGTCAGCTTGAACAACTTGTCGCAGTATGAGCAGCCACCGGACTTGAATAACAACGATAACAGCAACATCAGCAGGAACAACAATAAAGAGGATGCACCGGCCGGTTATGCATCCGCAGACGACGCCGTTCACCATTCCAATGGTAGTCGCGAGCGGAAGCGAG GAGTTCCATGGACAGAGGAAGAACACAAGCTGTTCCTGCTTGGATTACAGAAGGTAGGGAAAGGAGATTGGAGAGGAATCTCCAGAAACTTTGTCAAAACTCGCACCCCTACGCAGGTGGCCAGCCATGCTCAGAAATACTTTCTCAGGCGAAGTAATCTCACTCGCCGTCGACGAAGATCTAGCCTCTTCGATATCACTACTGATACG GTTACTGCAAGTTTGATGGAAGAGGAACAGGCTCATCACCAGGAGAAAAACATCATCAACAGCAACATCACTGGCGCCACCACATCTCAATCGCATCCTTTCGCTCCATCACTAGAAACTGGGAGTTCAAGTGGTTTTACTCCATTGAAAGCTTTCTCCGTGGGTGTGGCTGCCAATCCTGTAATATTACCTGTCCCAACCCATGATCCAATGGAAACACTTGCATTAGGACATAGCAATCAGGACAGTCTGGAGACGAGAAACCCCATTCGTCCGATCCCTATTATTCCAGCTCCCCATGCATCCACAACATCTGATCTTAGCTTGAATTGGAATTCTGCCAGCGATTCTTCATCTTTGTCGCTCAAGTTGTCTTTGCCCTCAAATCATAAAGACTCTTCAACAAGGTACACAGCTTTGCAGATGACGTCAAGCCGTAATGGAGGAGATAGCATTGTCAGTGTAGCTTGA